A stretch of Kaistella flava (ex Peng et al. 2021) DNA encodes these proteins:
- the rluF gene encoding 23S rRNA pseudouridine(2604) synthase RluF gives MEKTRINKYLSEVGFCSRREADRMLEEGRITINGAVPEMGTKVSDDDEIFVDGVTIKKTEEEPVYIALNKPVGIVCTTDTKRERDNIIEFVNHPKRIFPIGRLDKPSEGLILLTNDGDIVNKILRSRNNHGKEYIVRVDKPITPKFLMQMRGGIPILDTITNKCEVEQIDNLSFRIVLTQGLNRQIRRMCEFCGYEVKKLKRIRVLNIKLDLPIGKWRDLTEAEVSELKALVSDSDKTVN, from the coding sequence ATGGAAAAGACTAGAATAAATAAATACCTTTCAGAAGTTGGATTCTGTTCACGCAGAGAAGCAGACCGAATGTTGGAAGAGGGAAGAATAACCATCAATGGCGCTGTTCCAGAAATGGGAACTAAAGTTTCTGACGATGATGAGATTTTCGTGGATGGAGTGACCATAAAAAAAACAGAAGAAGAACCCGTTTATATCGCATTGAATAAACCGGTCGGAATTGTCTGTACTACTGATACCAAAAGAGAAAGAGATAATATCATCGAATTCGTGAATCATCCGAAAAGAATTTTCCCGATTGGCAGATTAGATAAACCGAGTGAAGGATTAATTCTTCTGACGAATGATGGTGATATTGTGAACAAAATTCTTCGTTCCAGAAACAACCACGGAAAAGAATATATTGTACGAGTTGACAAACCAATCACACCGAAATTCCTAATGCAAATGCGTGGCGGAATTCCGATTTTGGATACCATTACCAATAAATGCGAAGTAGAACAAATCGATAATTTATCGTTCCGAATTGTTTTGACACAAGGCTTAAACCGCCAGATTCGTAGAATGTGTGAGTTCTGTGGTTATGAAGTAAAAAAACTTAAACGAATCCGTGTTTTAAATATTAAACTTGATCTTCCAATCGGAAAGTGGCGGGATTTAACTGAAGCGGAAGTGAGCGAATTAAAAGCCTTGGTTTCGGATTCTGATAAAACGGTTAATTAG
- a CDS encoding undecaprenyl-diphosphate phosphatase encodes MDLFKAIIIAIIEGLTEFLPISSTAHMGFIANLMGMEETEFLKMFQVSIQFGAILAVVAAYWKKFFDFQNLKFYYKLAFAVLPALGLGFLFDDKIEALLGNQVAISAMLVLGGVVLLFADSWFKNPTIDDEKDMSIKKAVIVGFWQCLAMMPGTSRSAASIIGGMSQGLTRKAAAEFSFFLAVPTMLAVTVYSIFVKTWGKTTPNPMKGYEMILSSSDFMIAFVVGNVIAFIVALIAIKSFIGLLNKYGFKPWGWYRIIVGIVLLIYFTQFQ; translated from the coding sequence ATGGATTTATTCAAAGCAATTATCATTGCAATCATCGAAGGACTTACCGAGTTTCTTCCAATTTCTTCAACCGCACACATGGGTTTTATCGCCAACTTAATGGGAATGGAAGAAACAGAATTCTTAAAAATGTTTCAGGTGTCGATTCAGTTCGGAGCAATTTTAGCAGTGGTCGCTGCTTACTGGAAAAAGTTTTTCGATTTTCAGAACCTTAAATTTTATTATAAATTGGCGTTCGCAGTGCTGCCAGCATTAGGATTAGGGTTTTTATTTGATGATAAAATTGAAGCACTTTTGGGGAATCAAGTCGCAATTTCGGCAATGCTTGTTTTGGGAGGAGTCGTTTTATTATTCGCAGATTCTTGGTTTAAAAATCCAACTATCGATGACGAAAAAGATATGTCAATCAAGAAAGCCGTTATCGTTGGTTTTTGGCAATGTCTCGCAATGATGCCAGGAACGAGTAGAAGTGCCGCTTCGATTATTGGAGGAATGTCACAAGGTTTAACCCGAAAAGCCGCCGCAGAATTTTCATTTTTCTTGGCAGTTCCAACGATGTTGGCAGTTACCGTTTATTCAATTTTTGTTAAAACTTGGGGAAAAACAACACCAAATCCGATGAAAGGATACGAGATGATTCTATCTTCATCAGATTTTATGATCGCATTTGTTGTTGGGAATGTGATAGCGTTTATCGTTGCATTAATCGCGATTAAATCGTTCATTGGATTGCTCAATAAATACGGTTTCAAACCTTGGGGTTGGTACCGAATTATCGTGGGAATTGTTTTGTTGATTTATTTTACACAGTTTCAATAA
- a CDS encoding AcvB/VirJ family lysyl-phosphatidylglycerol hydrolase, with amino-acid sequence MKKLAQILSMSSLLLLFSCQDSGFPVSEWNGNSDKPVIFYISGDAGFNNFSKTFSQELHRYGYDVFALNTKKYFWKKKTPLQASQDTENYLKEVIKNRINKKIIIIGYSYGADVAPFIYNRFDKDFQKKIQDLIIIGPSQVNDFEIHLEEYITGHMEYGYSVINEINHLKNVPFTLIVSDLEKIYFPKNEITLKNYQFLHLPGDHHFGGNSKMLADSVIKYF; translated from the coding sequence ATGAAAAAATTAGCGCAAATTTTAAGCATGTCTTCATTATTGCTTTTATTTTCCTGTCAGGATTCAGGTTTTCCAGTATCTGAATGGAACGGCAACAGCGACAAACCGGTTATTTTTTATATCAGTGGTGACGCCGGTTTTAATAATTTTTCGAAAACGTTTTCACAAGAACTTCACCGTTATGGTTATGATGTTTTTGCACTGAATACTAAAAAATATTTCTGGAAGAAAAAGACTCCTTTACAAGCCTCGCAGGACACTGAAAATTATCTGAAAGAGGTTATTAAAAATCGAATAAATAAAAAAATAATCATTATTGGATATTCTTATGGAGCCGATGTTGCACCGTTTATCTATAACCGTTTCGATAAAGATTTTCAAAAAAAAATTCAGGATTTAATTATCATAGGACCTTCGCAAGTGAACGATTTTGAAATTCATCTTGAGGAATATATCACCGGCCACATGGAATATGGTTATAGCGTCATCAACGAAATTAATCATTTGAAAAATGTGCCTTTCACTTTAATAGTAAGCGATCTTGAAAAAATTTATTTTCCGAAAAATGAAATCACTTTAAAAAACTATCAATTTCTTCATCTTCCAGGGGATCATCATTTCGGAGGCAACTCAAAAATGCTTGCAGATTCCGTTATAAAATATTTTTAA
- a CDS encoding phosphohydrolase: protein MTKDELLNKAIKLAQKAHKGQTDKFGTPYIGHVMRVMNAGKTYDEKIVGVLHDVIEDCPEITYETLVEEGFSEEIIFAIKCLTKTPADVDYKEFIKQTEQSPLAVSVKLNDLQDNMNLTRFNNLMTERDMKRLNKYLTAYLYLKEKY from the coding sequence ATGACGAAAGACGAACTGCTTAACAAAGCTATTAAATTAGCTCAAAAAGCGCATAAAGGACAAACCGATAAATTCGGAACACCATACATCGGTCACGTGATGCGAGTGATGAATGCAGGAAAAACCTACGACGAAAAAATCGTTGGAGTTCTTCACGACGTCATCGAAGACTGCCCGGAAATCACTTATGAAACTTTGGTTGAAGAAGGCTTTTCTGAAGAGATAATTTTCGCGATTAAATGCCTCACCAAAACTCCGGCAGATGTTGATTACAAAGAATTCATCAAACAAACTGAACAATCTCCATTGGCCGTTTCCGTAAAATTAAATGATTTGCAGGACAATATGAATCTGACCCGATTTAATAATTTGATGACAGAAAGAGATATGAAAAGATTGAATAAGTATCTGACGGCTTATCTTTATTTAAAAGAAAAATACTAA
- a CDS encoding DUF1003 domain-containing protein translates to MKNKKYVLDLLKSEDEQLHKMHDIIEKAITEETLITTTIQDTDEERTYGEKLSDRVAELGGSWKFIIIFGVLLMIWIFYNTEIKHNKSFDPYPYILLNLILSCIAAIQAPIIMMSQNRKEVKDRKRAINDYMINLKSEIEIRNLHEKVDLSIIDQYKHLCDIQQKQLELLEELNKKVKMLSKPTNNS, encoded by the coding sequence ATGAAAAATAAAAAATACGTCCTGGATCTCCTTAAAAGTGAAGACGAGCAACTTCACAAAATGCACGATATCATTGAAAAGGCGATAACGGAAGAAACGCTAATCACCACGACCATTCAAGACACTGATGAAGAGCGGACGTACGGCGAAAAACTTTCTGATAGAGTTGCTGAATTGGGTGGAAGCTGGAAGTTCATCATCATCTTTGGTGTTTTATTGATGATTTGGATTTTCTACAATACTGAAATTAAGCACAATAAAAGTTTTGATCCATACCCGTACATTTTGCTTAATCTAATTTTGTCGTGTATTGCCGCAATCCAAGCGCCAATCATTATGATGAGTCAAAACAGAAAAGAAGTTAAAGACCGCAAAAGAGCGATTAATGATTATATGATCAACCTCAAATCTGAGATTGAAATTAGAAATCTCCACGAGAAAGTCGACCTTTCTATAATCGATCAGTACAAGCATCTTTGCGATATTCAGCAGAAGCAACTAGAACTTTTAGAGGAGCTGAATAAGAAAGTCAAAATGCTGTCGAAACCGACCAATAATTCTTAA
- the truB gene encoding tRNA pseudouridine(55) synthase TruB, giving the protein MTDTDFLEGQIILLDKPLDWTSFQAVNKLKYKLKREFNLPKKFKIGHAGTLDPRATGLLIVCTGKFTKIIPEIQDAPKEYFTEIKIGVQTESYDTEKPEILQQDISDITEEEIKETLDKFLGEIDQKPPIFSAIKIEGNRAYDLARAGKEVEMKSRKTTINYISDIEIELPFVRFTVGCSKGTYIRSLAHDIGQELGVGAYLTNLRRTKIGDYNIENGSSEYLENEYSFENFKK; this is encoded by the coding sequence ATGACCGATACCGATTTCTTAGAAGGCCAAATAATACTTCTCGACAAACCTTTGGATTGGACGAGTTTTCAGGCGGTGAACAAATTGAAATATAAACTCAAAAGAGAATTTAATCTTCCGAAGAAATTTAAAATTGGTCACGCGGGAACTTTGGATCCACGCGCGACAGGATTGTTAATCGTCTGCACCGGAAAATTCACCAAGATTATTCCTGAAATTCAGGATGCGCCAAAAGAATATTTCACCGAAATAAAAATAGGAGTTCAAACAGAATCTTATGACACTGAAAAACCTGAGATTCTTCAACAGGATATTTCAGACATTACTGAAGAAGAAATCAAAGAAACTTTAGATAAATTCCTCGGTGAAATTGATCAGAAACCGCCCATTTTTTCAGCCATTAAAATCGAGGGGAATCGTGCGTATGATTTAGCCAGAGCTGGAAAAGAGGTCGAAATGAAATCCCGTAAAACCACTATTAATTATATCAGCGATATTGAGATCGAATTGCCCTTCGTTCGCTTTACCGTCGGTTGTTCAAAAGGAACTTATATCCGAAGTTTAGCGCACGATATCGGTCAGGAATTAGGAGTTGGTGCTTATTTGACCAATCTTCGCAGAACAAAAATTGGAGATTATAATATAGAAAATGGAAGTTCAGAATATCTGGAAAACGAATACAGTTTTGAAAACTTCAAGAAATAA